CTCTGTTTCTCAGTAAAAAGATAATAAAGAAACGCACCATTTCTGACCGAATTATGGACGTATGTCATAAAATTTATCAACCAATAATAAACTGGGCTTTAAGTAAAAAAGCTGTGGTGGTTGGTGTTGCTTTGGTGCTTTTCGCTGTGACTCTATTTGTATTTAATCGTTTAGGAGGAGAGTTTATCCCAACTTTAGATGAAGGAGATTTTGCAGTTGAAACTCGTGTTATGACCGGAAGTAGCATTTCGCAAACGGTAGAAGCTGCACAAAAATCAGCAAAAGTGTTATTGGCCAATTTTCCTGAGATAAAAGTAGTTGTGGGTAAAGTTGGTTCGAGTGAAATTCCTACCGACCCAATGCCGGTTGAGGCATGTGACCTAATGGTGATTTTGAAGGATAAATCAGAATGGATAAGTGCGAACGATAGGGACGAATTAGCCGAAAAGATGCAGAAGACACTTGAAGAAAATATTCCGGGAGTATCTTACGGCTTCCAGCAACCAATTCAAATGCGTTTTAATGAATTAATGACAGGGGCTCGACAAGATGTGGTGCTTAAAATTTACGGTGAGGATTTAACCAAGTTAGCTGACTATGCAAAACAAATAGGTAAACTGATTCCGGGTATTGAAGGTGCTAAGGACCTTTATGTTGAGAAGGTAAGTGGTTTACCGCAAATTGTTGTGAAGTACAACCGCGACCGTATGGCTCAATACGGGCTAAATATTGAAGATGTAAACCAAACCATCAATACAGCATTTGCAGGACAAGTGGCGGGAATGGTGTTTGAAGGTGAAAAACGCTTTGATTTAGTCCTGCGACTTGATCGCCAAAATCGTCAGAGTATTGAAGATGTGGCCAATCTGTATGTTTCTGCACCTAATGGCAATCAGGTTCCATTGAATCAACTGGCCGATGTGGAGATGATTGTTGGACCTAACCAAATACAACGCGACGATGCCAAGCGACGTATCACTGTAGGTTTTAACGTTAGGGGGCGAGATGTTGAAAGTATTGTAAACGAAGTAAAGGGAAAGATTGAAAGTAATGTCAAACTGGGTCCCGGGTATTATGTTACTTATGGAGGCACTTTCAAAAATCTTGAAGAAGCGCAGAAACGCTTGAGTATTGCCGTTCCTGCTGCACTCTTTTTAATTTTTGTTTTGCTGTATTTCACCTTTAGGTCGGTAAAATACAGTTTGTTAATCTTCACAGCAATTCCGCTTTCGGCAATTGGTGGAGTATTTGCCCTTTGGGTACGTAACATGCCATTCAGTATTTCAGCTGGAGTTGGTTTTATTGCCCTTTTTGGAGTAGCCGTATTAAATGGTATTGTACTCATTTCCGAATTTAATCATCTCAAAAAAGCAGGACAGACGAACTTAAAGGAAATTATATTACAAGGCACTTATAATAGATTGCGTCCTGTAATTATGACGGCAGCGGTAGCTTCATTGGGTTTTTTGCCAATGGCTTTGTCGGGTTCGGAAGGGGCTGAAGTGCAGCGTCCGTTGGCAACGGTGGTAATAGGTGGTTTGATTACGGCAACTTTGCTAACGCTGGTGGTACTGCCGGTTTTGTATACGTATTTTGAGAAAATTAAAAGCAAAATATCTAATTACGCAGTAGAGATTTCAGTGCTGGCGTTGTTGCTTTCTATTCCTGCAGTTGGCACTGCGCAACAAAAGCCTTTGTCTCTGGATTCGGCAATAAAAACCGCTGTTGTGAGAAACCAGGGAGTGAATAGCGCAAGTTTAACAGTCGATTATCAAAAGTATCTGAAAGGAGTTTCCTCGGAAATTGGTAAAACGGATATCAGTTTATTGAATGGGCAAATCAACTCAAATAAGCGGGATAAAAATATTACCATTTCTCAGACCATCCCATTTCCAACAGTATTTGCTGCCAATGCCTCGCTTGCTACAGCGCGTGTGAAAAGCAGCGAGTTTAAAAAGGCTGCAACAGTTAATGCCTTAACTTTGCAAGTAAAGCAGGTGTATTACAATCTTCAATATTTGAATGATAAAAAGCAGTTGCTGGGTCAGCAGGATAGTATCTATGCATTGTTTTTAAAAGCCGCTAATCTCCGTTACAAAACCGGAGAAAGCAGCTTGCTTGAGAAATCGGCTGCTGAAACACAACGTAACGAGATCAATAATCTTCTTAATCAAAATGAAGAAGAGATTGCTATTGAGCAAAGCCGGCTTAATGTATTGTTGAATGGAACCGGGTTTACTATGCTTCATAACTCAAATGAAGAGCGTTCTTGGAACTTGCAATCCGATACAACGTCAGTTACCTACAATCCTGATTTAGCATACTACAAACAAGAGATAGAGGTTGCCGATAAGCTAAAGAAAACAGAAAAGAATAAGCTGTTTCCTGATTTGTCGTTCGGTTATTTTAACCAGTCGTTAATTGGG
Above is a window of Solitalea lacus DNA encoding:
- a CDS encoding CusA/CzcA family heavy metal efflux RND transporter; the protein is MLDKIIHFSINNKLIIGLFTLALIAVGIYSLSKLPIDAVPDITNNQVQIITNAPSQSAPDIERLVTFPVEQTMATIPGIEEIRSFSRFGLSVVTVVFKEDIEVYWARQQVNERLVQAKELIPAGVGSPEMAPVTTGLGEIYQYVLHPKKGYENKYDAMELRTIQDWIVRRQLLGTEGVADVSSFGGNVKQYEIAINSDKLRSLNISINELFTALEKNNQNTGGAYIDRKPNAYFIRSEGLINSTDDIKKIVVRNVSNGLPVLIGDIAEVRFGSPVRYGAMTRNANGEVVGGIVMMLKGANSSKVIASVKARVEQIEKNLPEGVTIEPYLDRTKLVDKAIGTVTKNLAEGALIVIFVLVLLLGNMRAGLIVASVIPLAMLFAVFMMNMFGVSGNLMSLGAIDFGLIVDGAVIIVEATMHHLGLRNVDRQLTQYEMDEEVYRSARKIRNSAAFGEIIILIVYLPILALVGIEGKMFKPMAQTISFAILGAFILSLTYIPMMSALFLSKKIIKKRTISDRIMDVCHKIYQPIINWALSKKAVVVGVALVLFAVTLFVFNRLGGEFIPTLDEGDFAVETRVMTGSSISQTVEAAQKSAKVLLANFPEIKVVVGKVGSSEIPTDPMPVEACDLMVILKDKSEWISANDRDELAEKMQKTLEENIPGVSYGFQQPIQMRFNELMTGARQDVVLKIYGEDLTKLADYAKQIGKLIPGIEGAKDLYVEKVSGLPQIVVKYNRDRMAQYGLNIEDVNQTINTAFAGQVAGMVFEGEKRFDLVLRLDRQNRQSIEDVANLYVSAPNGNQVPLNQLADVEMIVGPNQIQRDDAKRRITVGFNVRGRDVESIVNEVKGKIESNVKLGPGYYVTYGGTFKNLEEAQKRLSIAVPAALFLIFVLLYFTFRSVKYSLLIFTAIPLSAIGGVFALWVRNMPFSISAGVGFIALFGVAVLNGIVLISEFNHLKKAGQTNLKEIILQGTYNRLRPVIMTAAVASLGFLPMALSGSEGAEVQRPLATVVIGGLITATLLTLVVLPVLYTYFEKIKSKISNYAVEISVLALLLSIPAVGTAQQKPLSLDSAIKTAVVRNQGVNSASLTVDYQKYLKGVSSEIGKTDISLLNGQINSNKRDKNITISQTIPFPTVFAANASLATARVKSSEFKKAATVNALTLQVKQVYYNLQYLNDKKQLLGQQDSIYALFLKAANLRYKTGESSLLEKSAAETQRNEINNLLNQNEEEIAIEQSRLNVLLNGTGFTMLHNSNEERSWNLQSDTTSVTYNPDLAYYKQEIEVADKLKKTEKNKLFPDLSFGYFNQSLIGYHDVNGQAQYFGPSDRFQGFQVGIALPIWFKPYGARIKAADVQKQIAQSDYSLYQKNLTGSFQQTYREYVKNRKSVDYYRQSALPNAELIIKQSQEAFRLGEIGYAEYLLNMRQGLGIKEGYLQALNQLNQSIIILEYLTGK